The genomic window TCaatgcaattttattgaataacgCATTAGCTAAGTTAATAAAAGCTAAatgaaagttatatttttacttattatttaaatctaaactaaataattattgtgCCTGTCTATGTTGTTATATGTtagataaataatcaaaatatggaTTCTGtttggaaagaaaaaaattcatattttaaaatcagctaaatcaaaatgtataattttaatttgcttactTGATATTATCTTATCAAGAATTTGTGGTATCAAATTGCATGGTTTAGAATCCGTTTTGGTTCTCAtttcatacataaaatttatttgtcatcCACCcgatatattttgatttaatgaatGTTTCAACTTAggtatattttaactttttaacactacaaaaatatgttcaaaCGGATTCTAATTAAATCATTGTTTTGTGTATAATTCTTGCCTATGTGTATAATTCTTGGACACTATTGAATTagaatcgttaatttttttagtcattGAATAAACATATGAAATCACGTTATCACGTACTATGTAATCATATATATGTTagagtgttttaaaaaatattttcatcattataTTTCGAAAGCGGAATGGAATATCACTCAACTTCATCAAGAGAGAAGCTCAGGCAGTCTTCTTTTGTTATTTCTCTTCTTTGCACCTATAGTGCCTGTTCTCATATTACTTAAGTACGCAATTGCTGCTAAAATGGATCTAAATCCAAATATTTACGATTTAATTGAGTGATTTCTGggataatcatatttttattctagATATTCTAATGCGTGTCTTAACTAATTACTAAACTGAACAATATGCAGAATTCAATCGGAATACTtactaaaatttgatttcttaactAATTACTAAACTGTACAATATGCAGAATTCAATCGGAATACTTACTTCTGATTAAGGGTGCTCTAACGGTGCTTGAAtagaattacatttaaaataaaatgtaattggcTTTTAGGTTtggcttaaaaattataaaacgtatttttataaGTCTCCAGAGTTACTTAACAAATatctaaaatgtttcaaaagcgCACAATATTTCGTGCACCACGATAGCTGACGATGTGGAGGATTTGATATTTTCcagcataatattatttatctttcaacctacaatttctgaaaaaaacaatttatatcaaATGATTCGGTATATGTCggttatttgtatttatattaattccTTCCAGTCAAGTAGCTATTTGATTGCGCCATATTGAGCTCAGCGCACATGAATTCTATTCTTTTGAGACTGTAGTTGCATATTGCAAAGTGTTTTTACTTTAAAGCCGGTATGAAACTTCTAATAATTTCATAGGTATTCGCAAATAAACGATTTGAAACTGCCATCATCATATTTCGACTGACTAATTTGATTTTAACCAAGTGCGTTGAGTTGTAATGATAAATAGTATATTCTGCCTGTACCAGTTTCTCATATCTCTCTAATGCAGTTTAAAACATCCATAAAGTAATAGGGATTTCTTATTAAAGATTATAATTCTAAAATGTCCACAgccaaatttaatttgtttttagtaattaaaaagcTTAAGTTTATTTTGTCGTTAGGCCTAGTAGGCATTaagaatgtaaataaacaaagatcAATCGGttgtatttatgttattttcctaatataaatttaattaggaaatcgactcgaaaatttattaaattatttagattcAAAAATCGTTAGACTGATAcaattaaaatcgattatattctgataataaacatatacaattatattgaaatatttcgtaaatttaatgattttgaaaattaatgatttttcttgaattaattattaatttaaaaaataattttttaaattacttacgATTGATTTTTTAAGAGAATGTTACAGaagtatttcaatttaataatatttatcacaatactaaaatttttaacaaaaccgTTATATATGTTAACACAATAAGTGTcatgcaaatttaaatttaatttttgtacatttcacattaaaatttcgttaaatttcTAAACGAACCCgtccaaaattaaaataaaacttaatattttaaaatttaatgaaaatattaaaacacgCTTTGCATATGATCACTGTATTCATGCATTTGATTCGCCATTATCAGGGCTGAAATTATTAGAAACGGTTTGCTTTGAGTAATCCGTAACCTGCTCTTTAAATACACACGTTCCTGTTTGTACGAACGTTATTCGAATAGTTTACGTCCTTTAGCATCTTCCTGTTCAGTAAAGCTTACAATCTCGCTTAGTGTTTGAGTTGTCAGTCCAAATATTTCTAAtgtaattttatcgaaaaatctaCTTCTTTTGTGACAATGAGtacaactaaaaataaaataatctgcATGACACTTACAAATAAGAGTCCCAGATAACTATAGACAAAAGAATACTAGAAATTCTACatcgaatttcaaattttttaaattcaatgtaCATATTCCATGGACGAGATTTAGCTACGATAATTGTCTATcgtatgtaatttaaaaaatttttcgatttaatattAAGTGGtgggaaataaaatttactataatcacgaaattaatcaagaaattctcaaaaattacaaataataattaatgaagcTTTATCTCGTTCCTTAATTTCACATGGGATACAAATACTGCAAAAGAACTTTTAGGGTGGAAATTCAATGCAGAATTGCTGATGTATTTTGGTGAAGTTATCTACACACTCTGTATAAGCAAACTTATAGGTAGTTTATGAAAGTTATGTGAGTAAAttgtaacaattattatataaaaaaggcTATCATTGTCTTATTAtccttaacaaaaatttagtgccattattatttttaaacgcaATACATGTAtctaactataatatatttatctatatattttttaaaatgctaattattattaattatcattaatagtgtttttaattcataatgtattttaactgcattctttgtatataaattataattattattatttaaaaaatatcatcatcGTCTCATCGTAATAATGCaaacaaattgttatttaattctttttctaataaactattaaaatttaaatatttgctcAAAGGCTTTATTTACTGGATTGTGTCATCTGTGTTATAGTAAAGTGAAATTATTGGTTCTACAACGTGAGAAAGGCAAAACGTGATAGCGGTTTCCTGGATCTTCCAATTTATATTGTGAAAAGAACAttgataaacatatttttatcacGGACGTATAGTCTAGTAATTAAGAcctttgtttgttatttaattgatttagtcAACCAGTGGAAATCTCATTTATTGAAGATTTGAAAACTtgggaaattttaatttggtgcaactttttaatttaaaaaaatagcattaaatTTGACgtcaatataatttacaaattatttcaaaatcgaCATATCCagcacaaattttaaaagcaaaataatcCTGTTTTTGAATCTacctttgtaaatattttaatcagaatctaagacaaataattttttctgtcgACTGATTTGATCACGGCTTTGGGATCATTTAACAGTAAACTCAAATTCCTAGTCTATAAGCGACAGAAGgaaacttaaatatatataatattagcaAGTCGTTCgtcgtaaaaaaacaaaaaatttctttcttgataaaaaaccaaaaattcttTACTTGATAAATGAAGAAATGCAACATCATGAATACAATCTTGTTAAATAAGAGATTCTGAGGTTCGACtctggaaatattatttttatcgatcGTTTCGTGACTTTTAAggtatattcaaataaaaactctTCATACTGTAatcaaaaatctatatttttatttataaattacatcataattttgtataataagtaGTTGTTAATTGGCTAATTTAGAAAATGAGAATCTTTagaataatgaatataattggaaaaatttgattagaatatatttttcctaagattgtttatattaaatattatatatataataagagattattcataaaatacggCACGCAAACAACGAAAAAGGGATTGCTCCGGGGAACGTGGCCTTCAAAGAAACATTACGTTCGAAGTtcatttccaataatttaaattcacgttagtttatttgtaaattttttaatattattaagagaTGGGGGCTCTAGAAATTGTAAAGTTGTACAAGCAGGGAGTTACAGAAAATATGAAGCAGTGTGAAGAGGGAAGGAAGGGTTCAAAAAGACGAAATTTTTGCTTGACGTATTTTATGGATAACCCCTATGGAAGTATTGTTAAATATTcgaacttattttaaataaatgtgacAATTGTCcaatttgtttcaaatagaGGTAAATTAACGGCAGTCATTACACACTGCtagagtatattttattatttgtactcTTTGGAGTGGTAAACGTGACAAAATTATAATgccattttatattgaattattttctagaTCCCAAATCAGTttgattttatgattattttgtttttaatggagTTCTTACATGAGAGATCTACCTAAaggaattgaataaaattttggcacAATGATGCTAATAGGATTTTTGTAATTCAGTTACAGTTTTGACGTGCGTGAAAGGCTGCCGTTTTATAACCCACAGCTACTGAGCCACCTGACTTTCATGGTGTTTCATAACAACATCATAAGAAGTATACTATATAATATCAGCCATAGTGAAATGACTGACTAACATCTATCGGTGACTCCCGGACTATAACAATTCATAATGGCTTCAATCCCTTTTCAGTTTAATGCGCTCTATCAAACTGTAACCCATTGAGGAAGTTGTACACTTAATTAATGTGTGCAATAAATAGTCATTGGAGAGCTGTAAACCactcattatcaaaattaaagacCGATAAActgttgttatttaataatagcctttaatatttctttaaaaaaatgaaaaaaataattataaaatcaactcCGTTTCAGTAAAATTGCTGGATCTACAACGTTAAAAAGGCAAAGCGGTGAATCTTAATTTCAAGCGAAACGGACAAAAACGAACATTACAGTAATTAaagtcgatttttatttttattaaattaatttttataaccaacagaaaatttattaatttgaaatttcaagattctgtaaaagttataaaataaaatttaagcctgtcagagaaaaaaaattttttgaagctaaatgtttttaaaattattatttgactatcattttgaaaatgttttagttttttaatccaGGGTCATTAATATAAAAGGTAAGacattatttcaatttcaactaTCTACAACTTATGGAATCATGTTTCCAATTCAGCAGTGTGAAATAAACGAGGTAGTAATTTTTGTCACATTTACCTTTAGAATAAACTACTTACAGTTCATCGTGTCTAGGCgtaaactttttaacaattgctgtatataaattataaaatgcataagaACTAACtgttattataatacataaaacaaacataaatataacacttaaaaatttatcatcaattaCACTACCATTACGTGAAGACTGCGAGTCACCATTCAATATATGAGCGGCTGAATTGTTGCGTTCGTTCATCAAttgtttcattgaatttaaacgACGTCGTAAGTCTTCAACCGATTCCGAGGAACAATCTTCTTCGTAGGGAAGTTGTGTTGCTGATGTGTATGAAACTAGAATCaagtatttctttttaaacaatttattgacaGAGAGCATAGTAGCTGGAGGGTACAGGTAAGTCGATCGCAGCTCTgctatcttataaaatttgcaataaatcatgcgttttatttaaaatatgagtaATTTTCTACAACTAATTAAACTTGTATAGGaatttgaaaataagagacgaaattgtataaataatatttttaaaatgtaaattaataacaattacttatttaaatttgtaaatagaaaatagcattaaattttcaatgaaaatatatattcaatccATGGACTTATATGTCTACCcagacaattatattaataaagtggTGCGTTTTTACTATGGTAACGACTctctgaaataaaaatcatgcaTGGGGAAAAAAACAACTAAAGTGTTTATATTCTACCAATGTTTTGAGTTTTCCACTAACCCTTCAATTCTCATGTCCAATCTAATgcaatttttcatttacaaatccAATTAATAGTCGCTTGCTGAACtcgtaaaaaatgaaaaatgtaaaacgtTCCCCCTTCCCGTTTTAGAAGAGGTTGACACTGGCATTAGATCAAACAAAAAgttagatttttttcttttttccttaAACGTAAAATAACCAGACATGTATGGGCTacaacatcataaacttttagaatcacttaattagtccatttccgcttgtTCGGCCGTCTGTTCGCCGACACGATTAGGTACTCAAAAACGAGAagagaaatcaagctgaaatttttatagcatgctcagggCGTAagaagtgagtttgagttcgttaatgagcaacatttgtttattttcaactcaactgaatataaaaatctttaaaaaaatgtttgaatttcAAACAATGAACGAGCATCTAAAAAATTCTTAAGTGCTTCTTTGTTTgcagaatttttttgtttctaattagGTCACTATTTATGCTCGATTACCCTAAATATATGTAGCATATTTATCTCTGAttgatttttctataattaaagattAATTCGACTCAAACACCCTATACATTTTAACAACATGCAAAAAATCaaggtataaatatttactacagCAAAGAAAGGTAAAAGCTTGGTAAAAAGTCTACCTacaattgaaatataaacatattcacaaaaattaccatcttcgaatttatttttttgctgatGCCTATTATCACTATAAtgtcttaaattattttcatcgtGCGACATATTTTATAcgcttaaatattatttattattgcttttatgaatatttattttataaaaaaaaatgtaaaaacagttTCACTTATCGTCTATCAGCTGTTACTTGGACGCTGTTGTGTATGAGATGCTATcataaattatcgattttacTATACATGCATGCTTAAGTTTTGTTTAcaattagatattattaaaaaattcgttcaaatttgtattagtttttacaaaattttaacaggatatttttgaacaaattttttaattatatatctcttaaaaaatgtatcatttttcATCTAGTATCACGTCTAtgtctataaaatttatagagaATTATTacaattccaaaacaaataagtttttttttttaaatatatttggggtcaaataaagtaaaataaaaagccATTGGACGATAATTATATTTCCTAAAGAGATACCACTTTTAGTTAAAGAGTTTTTTACTAAAACTCGAATCAAAttagctatttttaaaaaaaattatctatctattatgtattataacaatgcaacaaaatacattttttattctttgattagatatgttatttttacatcatatttgtactaatattgcctatatcaaattataaaaaatatttatatattatgtattattatagacaaatattatatgaaatttgtttataataatttatttataaaatttattgaaaataaatttcatatttcaatttaaaggtaaaaaaaatacattaaaaaacttgCATTATATGCAACTAGGTTTGGAATATTATAAGACTGAAATGAAATACTCATGgttttctggtttaattattattattcaatatattatacctacctttatcttttgtcctttacatcgatttcaggaatatcaaacagaacctatatttttaacaaaatattactaaaattattcatttatagctagatttattgaaaaaaaggtaAGTAACAGGTATGTACATtacattattgaataatataatatgtcaaAGGTGGAGTAGTGGCTAACGCAATCGCCTCCGATTACAGAGTACATCGGTTCGTATCTAGCATTGCCCcgattaagtttaattaaattattatgccGAGATAGAGTCGTTTTTTTAGATTATTACTATGAGAACCAAAAGCGACAAATAAATAAGAGAGGcgggaattttttatattattttaattcccaccctctctctctctctctgacagaagagtgatttatgacattagtaggaaagtgggactaacatgattaattttttgtttgtgaaataacatgttctcctattacaaaatcttataaaatttcattttttagcatgtacaacaaaaaagctagcaaaataagcatttttttaattttttgtaataggagaatatgagtgagataaactatatgacatgttctcctattaaaaagtttcaaattttagcaaaatcaagccattttgtacatatttttaatattttgtaacaggagaatatGATTTTCAAGAGtgagatatatttatgattatttaaattcccaccccctgacataatgtgatttatgacatatgtataattgacattatttatggcaagagggcgggttatatagataatttaaaatacaaaaagagtggaaaatttttaatatcagaaaaaattcatttaatttaaaagtaaaaattttagccgCACCAGGATACGATCCAGTGTACCTTGGTTTCACAGGCAAGTGCTAAATCCACACAACCACCTATAACTTGggtaaataacataattaatttaatatgtttgctaaataattaattaattgataattttgttctgaaaaaaaaaataggatagaaaatttaaaatatataacgttttttatttatttataacaaaaaaagagatttttattttctttattattgtttttatacaaaataagtaaaattctatcacttttaaataataataataataataaagtgggTCCCAAGATTCATGTCTGATTCGAGCTTCTGgcgtttaaaaaagatttataattaatcaaCTCAAAAAATTTTGCGGGGGCCAAATTACTTTAGCTGTAaagaaattagttttaaaatagtcggggtaaaaaaaatttattattttttatgaatacaaaTAATGCTTATTTACTCTTTGGTTATGTTATTAACATATcatatttgtatcaattttgCCTATACCAAACACACACacgaatataatattaaactttattggttttaatacctatttttaggaaaatattttagaaaattcattatttttcattaaaatagaaaacaactattatatttcaatttattaatagtgacataacaaattattcaaaaatcgcGCGACAGTTGCATTTGAGTTTGGCATTTAAGCTTGAAATGAAATGGTCCAGCATAACATCATTTATCTCAacttttataattgtttatattaagcGATTAATAAACCAGATTAATAATTGTGCAAAAGCTCATTTAAGATCTAGAGAACAGTGaacattattcaaatattaaaaatttatatggatTATCAAGCTGGAACATCAAATTTACGTCACCGATTTGTTCAAGAAAATGTACCAAGAACGACATCAACAACTCCAAACACATGCACAATACAACAATCATCGAATCCAAATCCTACAGATCCATATAATGATTCAAAAGTTGATGAAGATAAGGATTATATTTTAAGTGGAGTCTTATTTGGGACATTAGCGGCAATTATTTTAGTTTGTGGATACGCAATATGGTCAATATATAgtactttaattaaatataaattttctatttaaaattttttgtaatttttttataaaagttaataaaatataatatttttaataatattgtttatattttcctAGCGCTAATATATTGCTTCGATTTCCTTAgtagtaaagaaaaaaatgatgatcaaataaaaatcttaGATAAAATGGAGTATTTTTGTGAAATAGACGGTTCAACATCAGGTATTGTTTCTTGAACATCTTGTCTGTCGCAAAGGAAGTCTTATCGCATTCTctagttcaaataaaattataatcggATCTCAATATTTCGACCCTCTTCTAATTTCCTTCGTTTAATCCTTATTGGTATTGTCTTGCTTGGTTCGAGATTAGACGACGTTACTTTTGGTTTCAGAAATCTTGAAAAACCTCTATtagcttatttttattatccaaCCTTTGAGCTCAAACTTCGTGAATGTCAACCTGGGGGCTTCTGTGTGGAAAACCTGCATAAGGTTGCTAACAATAATGTTTGGAAGTTTGTGGAATTCTGAAATAGCATTTATTTTGATCTATCGAAATTtagataatttgaatttttatatttcttcctGATGTTCGAGCTATCTCTATTATTTCATGAATACTACCGattctgaatatttaaaaaaccatttttcatcattttccaGAGCTTAAgctcatttaaatatttcttcttttctATAGTATTCTTATTAACAGTGAGTTCTTTGAAGAATTACTGgaagttaatttaaattaaaaatgtgcagttttgcaaaacaaaattacgcaattatataaagaaacaaaacaataacatttatacaaaaaaacatacctttttgtatgatttttaattagtaccatttgaaaatatgttggacttaaaacttatttttttattgtttttatttaaaaataatttatctgttGAGTATAATGGAAATGGAAAAagcatattttcattttcaaatgtgTTTGCTCTTACAGcgaatttttttactgaaaattttaatgatacaagtaagtagttaattttttatttttgcataccTAAATTTTATCCACCATAGCGAATGAATAGATCAATTTATTACAAAGTGTTGAAGCTAAATTGTACtcaagctttcgatattttcatAAGCCAAGTAGATTTTGCAAAAATcgaatataaaaacaatcaccatcgaaaaaatgttttgaacaaaaaataatgttttcgcTATCTCTTATCGGTTATTAACAATAACTGAATTTTAACAGACTCTGAAAGACTCAAAGTTAAATTCAAGGTCACATTTGATGTACCGTCCGAACAAAACAAAGTTTACTTATAAACCTATTTTCCTCAACTAAATTTTGAGAATCGAGAACTGATtcaatcttaatttaaaaattgattcagatataaaaatctttagaaaaATGGTAGAGAATGGTACTACACGGTTTTTGCTAGTCAGCAGCGACTAAGACCACTTTTTCACGGCTTAGCCCACAAATGTTTCATTGGTGAAGAAATATTCAACTCCGTCGTTTGAATTgacatgaaattttgaattattttaaaatatatatagcgaaatatattttattttttattaggtttttctgggcataataaaatgttaaataaaacggAAAAACATTTAGTGGACGAATGgatagataattatttaaaacgaatCCAAAAATCAGTTCACGAAACTGCGCCTATTCCAAATCATATGATAAATAAGAGGGAAATTGCAATGAATATTCcaggtaattaattttttacaaaacagttttatttatacaaaacttttcAAGGAAAATACAGGATTGCAACATATACTGACATCAGTatgaagtaaaatataaataagtggTAACATCTTACTGAATAACTCTGTATTATGTATGtacaatttatacaaatttattttataatttttaaataattattgagttTATTCAAACTTAGAAAGCGCTTAGTAATCGCCGATTTGCACTGCCGTATATAAATCGTTTAGATTGCACGTTCCTAACATGATTGATGCATAAGAAAGCATACTGAAGAAAACTCTGCGACCATTCATAGAATGCTTTTCCGtcatataattacaaattttttcctCTATTACCAACTTCATTCATTGGcacaatttgtattatattttcgcCTCATCAATGGTTTTGTATAgtattatcaatataaaaattttatttacagtccaacagtattaaatattttacaaaagtagAAAAGGAAcagaaaatatttgtacaaaaaaaatttaatttctattaagCACTTTTTCCATCTAGcccaaaatattctttaaacgCATATGCACAATCGTGTTCTTCCAAATATTTGTACAACTCTCCCATATCCATATGTTTGGATGTTAAATTTTGTGATTGAAATGCAATTTCCTTAAAACTATCAAATTTtctaagtttattaaaatcttcACCTTCCTTAACAGGAATCTTTTCACACtttctacaaataatttttttccatgccatagatttaatttttaaccaccAATCGCTGGCATCTTGTGAGGTGCCTTCAATACATATTATTCCAGGTCGGCCAGGTAGTACGAAACCTGTTATCGAATAATCACCAGCTAACGCTAACATTTCACGTcgttttattttactataaatatgaTGAGAATAAATCCAATAACGACAAAATTCATTTGTTGAGgtatttttagttgatttttctGTCACTAGTGACGCTGTTTGTGTTATATAATTCGATGCATTTTCTTGTAACCAAAAGATGGCACTTCCAACACATATTTCACCACGATCTAATGAATCAATATAATATGCTAAAtctgtatttaattttgattgttgATCACGTGTGAATTTATCGTTTCGAACATAAATATCAGGTTCACAAGCTGGATATTCATGTGGAAAATTTACAtggatttgatattttaaattatcaattgataaatttatttgaaaatcaatttgtGGTGGTGTTTCTGAAGATTTACCTTCAGAGAAATCATACATATCAGCTAATATTCCATAATTATCAATACAAAATTCACCAGGATTTGAATACATTGATTGCAGCATTTCAATTTCACTTAATTGTAAACTAatcatttcttttaattcaCCTTTATCGcatatttgattgatttcatTTTCTAGTTCGGTGAAATCTaatattgaatcaaaattatcatCCTCTTCATTCCATTCATACGGATCCATAAtctgtaa from Chrysoperla carnea chromosome 2, inChrCarn1.1, whole genome shotgun sequence includes these protein-coding regions:
- the LOC123293827 gene encoding uncharacterized protein LOC123293827, which produces MSHDENNLRHYSDNRHQQKNKFEDVSYTSATQLPYEEDCSSESVEDLRRRLNSMKQLMNERNNSAAHILNGDSQSSRNGSVIDDKFLSVIFMFVLCIIITVSSYAFYNLYTAIVKKFTPRHDEL
- the LOC123291677 gene encoding RWD domain-containing protein 2A isoform X2 gives rise to the protein MDPYEWNEEDDNFDSILDFTELENEINQICDKGELKEMISLQLSEIEMLQSMYSNPGEFCIDNYGILADMYDFSEGKSSETPPQIDFQINLSIDNLKYQIHVNFPHEYPACEPDIYVRNDKFTRDQQSKLNTDLAYYIDSLDRGEICVGSAIFWLQENASNYITQTASLVTEKSTKNTSTNEFCRYWIYSHHIYSKIKRREMLALAGDYSITGFVLPGRPGIICIEGTSQDASDWWLKIKSMAWKKIICRKCEKIPVKEGEDFNKLRKFDSFKEIAFQSQNLTSKHMDMGELYKYLEEHDCAYAFKEYFGLDGKSA
- the LOC123291677 gene encoding RWD domain-containing protein 2A isoform X1 gives rise to the protein MFHYKIMDPYEWNEEDDNFDSILDFTELENEINQICDKGELKEMISLQLSEIEMLQSMYSNPGEFCIDNYGILADMYDFSEGKSSETPPQIDFQINLSIDNLKYQIHVNFPHEYPACEPDIYVRNDKFTRDQQSKLNTDLAYYIDSLDRGEICVGSAIFWLQENASNYITQTASLVTEKSTKNTSTNEFCRYWIYSHHIYSKIKRREMLALAGDYSITGFVLPGRPGIICIEGTSQDASDWWLKIKSMAWKKIICRKCEKIPVKEGEDFNKLRKFDSFKEIAFQSQNLTSKHMDMGELYKYLEEHDCAYAFKEYFGLDGKSA